The sequence GATCCGATCGTGGTGGTCTGCCCGCCCTTCACCGCGCTGCAGGTGGTCGCGGCCGAACTGGCGGGCACGCAGGTCCTGGTGGGCGCCCAGAACTGCGACTACCACAAGGAGGGCGCCTACACGGGCGAGGTCTCGCCGGCCATGGTGGCCGACGCGGGCTGCCAGTACGTCATCCTCGGCCATTCCGAGCGCCGCCAGTACTTCGCCGAGACCGACGGCGGCGTCAACATGAAGGCCCACGCCGCCCTGGCGCATGGCCTGGTGCCGATCATCTGCGTCGGCGAGAAGGCCGAGGAGCGCGAGGTCCAGTTGACCGACAACGTGGTCATCATCCAGGTGCAGCGCGCGCTGCTCAACCTCTCGCCCGAGCAGGTCAGCGGCCTGGTGTTCGCCTACGAGCCGGTCTGGGCCATCGGCACCGGCAAGACCTGCGACGCCCGCGAGGCCAATCGCGTCTGCGGCATCATCCGGGAGACCGTGGAGCGGCACGCCGGCCCTGGCCCGGCCGACGACGTGCGCATCCTCTACGGCGGGTCGGTGAAGCCCGAGACGATAGGCGAGCAGATGGCGCAGCCGCACATCGACGGCGCCCTCGTCGGCGGCGCGTCCCTCGACGCGGCCAGCTTCGGGCGCATCGTCGACTTCCGGGGAGCGCGCGTCTAGGGGCCACCGCTCCCTGGCAGGATCTCGATGAACAAGCGACCGGTCGTCCTGATCATCCTCGACGGGTTCGGGATCAATCCGGATCCGCAGGCCAGGGGCAACGCCATCGCGCTTGCGCGCAAACCCAACTGGGATCGGCTGCTCGCTTCCAATCCGCACTCGCGGATCCCCACGTCGGGCGGCGCCGTCGGCCTGCCGCCCGGGCAGCAGGGCAACTCCGAGGTCGGGCACCTAAACATGGGGGCGGGTCGCGTGGTCTACCAGGACCTCATGCGCATCAACAAATCTATCCACGATGGCGACTTCTTCCAGAATCCCGTGCTGCGGGCCGCCATGGAGCATGCGCGCCGCCGGGGCACGGCCCTGCACCTGCTCGGCCTGATCTCGGACGGCGGCGTGCATAGCCACGAGGAGCACGTGTACGCCCTCCTGAGAATGGCGCGGGACCTGCAGGTCGGGACGGTGTGGGTGCACGCGTTCACGGACGGCCGCGACACGCCGCCGACCGCGGGCATCGAATACGTTCGGCAACTGGAGGCCAGGCTGAGCGAGATCGGCTGCGGCCGCGTGGCCACGGTGTCGGGGCGTTACTACGCGATGGACCGCGACAAACGGTGGGAGCGCACGCGGCGCGCCTGGGCCGCAATGGTCCTGGGCGAGTCCGATCATGCGGCGCCCTCGGGAACCGAAGCCATGGCTCGGGCCTACGACCGGGGCGAGACTGACGAGTTCGTCGCGCCGACTGTCGTCGCGCCCGAGGGGGTCGTCTCGGACGGCGACGCGGTGCTCTTCTGCAACTTCCGCCCCGACCGGGCCCGCCAGATCACGCGGGCGCTGGCCACCGCCGACTTCTCCGGCTTCGAGCGATCCCGTTTCCCGAAGATCGACTTCACCTGCATAACCGAGTACGACGTCACCCTGGGATTGCCGGTCGCCTTCCCCAAGCAATCGCTGGCCAGGATCCTGTCGCCGATCGTGGCGGACGCCGGCATGAGGCAATTGCGCTGCGCCGAGACGGAGAAGTACGCGCACGTGACGTTCTTCTTCAACGGGGGCATAGAGAAGCCCTGGCCCGGCGAAGAACGCGTGCTCATCCCCTCGCCCAGGGTCGCCACCTACGACCTGCAGCCCGAGATGAGCGCGTTCCAGGTGGCCGAGACGGCCGCCGACTGGATCTCCCGCCGGGCTTCCGACCTGGTGATCTTGAACTTCGCCAACGCCGACATGGTCGGCCACACCGGCAACCTCGAGGCCGCGATCAAGGCCGTCGAAGCCGTCGATCACGCGGTGGGCACGGTCGTCCACGCCGTCGAGTCGGCGGGCGGCGTCGCCCTCGTCACGGCCGATCACGGCAACGCGGAGATGATGATCGAT is a genomic window of Candidatus Tanganyikabacteria bacterium containing:
- a CDS encoding 2,3-bisphosphoglycerate-independent phosphoglycerate mutase, with protein sequence MNKRPVVLIILDGFGINPDPQARGNAIALARKPNWDRLLASNPHSRIPTSGGAVGLPPGQQGNSEVGHLNMGAGRVVYQDLMRINKSIHDGDFFQNPVLRAAMEHARRRGTALHLLGLISDGGVHSHEEHVYALLRMARDLQVGTVWVHAFTDGRDTPPTAGIEYVRQLEARLSEIGCGRVATVSGRYYAMDRDKRWERTRRAWAAMVLGESDHAAPSGTEAMARAYDRGETDEFVAPTVVAPEGVVSDGDAVLFCNFRPDRARQITRALATADFSGFERSRFPKIDFTCITEYDVTLGLPVAFPKQSLARILSPIVADAGMRQLRCAETEKYAHVTFFFNGGIEKPWPGEERVLIPSPRVATYDLQPEMSAFQVAETAADWISRRASDLVILNFANADMVGHTGNLEAAIKAVEAVDHAVGTVVHAVESAGGVALVTADHGNAEMMIDPETGDPHTAHTLFPVPSVLVGAGEGYTLREGLLSDVAPTLLELLGLPKPPEMTASSLLVPSQTPALR
- a CDS encoding triose-phosphate isomerase, whose amino-acid sequence is MARTPIIAGNWKMYKLQAEARAFCRSLPENARESRDPIVVVCPPFTALQVVAAELAGTQVLVGAQNCDYHKEGAYTGEVSPAMVADAGCQYVILGHSERRQYFAETDGGVNMKAHAALAHGLVPIICVGEKAEEREVQLTDNVVIIQVQRALLNLSPEQVSGLVFAYEPVWAIGTGKTCDAREANRVCGIIRETVERHAGPGPADDVRILYGGSVKPETIGEQMAQPHIDGALVGGASLDAASFGRIVDFRGARV